From Selenomonas ruminantium AC2024, a single genomic window includes:
- a CDS encoding heavy metal translocating P-type ATPase, translated as MKKERFTITGMTCSACSARVEKAVTKLEGTADVSVNLLTNSMQLAYDEGKLDAGTIIAAVESAGYGASVKGQENAAPQKEESPLEKEAAALKKRLLWSLFFLLPVMYIAMHQMYAAWLGLPVPALVAELFDGVENALTFSFAQFLLILPIMYENRKYYINGFRNLLQGAPNMDSLVGMGSMAAALFGAFAVFRIGYGMGHGDWALVEEYSRNLYFESAGMIVTLITVGKYLEARAKGKTGTALARLMELAPQQANVLREGREISVPAAELQVGDEIIVRPGERIPADGVVLSGQTSVDESAITGESLPVFKAAGARVTSATLNKAGAIHFRAEKVGGDTAISQIIRLVDEASASKAPMARLADKISGIFVPVVILLAVVAGASWLALGESVEFAFSIAISILVISCPCALGLATPVAIMVGTGKGAENGILIKSGEALEVAQSVDTVVMDKTGTITEGKPVVTDVAAFTRTEQELLALAAGMEAQSEHPLAEAVLAYAKSKEISPLQVERFQAVVGRGLQAQVQDKPCLAGSEDFMLEQGIDISPHRELVAKWAAEGKSLLFFAVAGELAGIIAAADKEKASSVEAIRKLTAMGLDVIMLTGDNERTAKAVSRRLGLQKFIAGVLPANKEAHIAKLQEQGHKVAMIGDGINDAPALVRADIGIAIGAGTDVAMESADAVLIRSNLLDAVSAIKLSKAVIRNIKENLFWTFIYNIIGIPLAAGILYPAFGIKLSPMIGAAAMSMSSVCVVMNALRLRYFKPEQENAVTAASLDNAEEAAMDRKEERKMAMEKELKIEGMMCAHCQKHVTDALSKMPGVTSVDVNLEAGTAKVTAEREIPQTEFAQVITEAGYELVG; from the coding sequence AGAGTCGAAAAAGCTGTGACGAAACTGGAGGGGACGGCAGATGTCAGCGTAAATCTACTGACCAATTCCATGCAGTTGGCTTATGATGAAGGAAAATTGGATGCAGGTACCATTATTGCGGCGGTGGAAAGTGCCGGCTATGGTGCCAGCGTTAAAGGACAGGAAAATGCTGCTCCCCAAAAGGAAGAATCCCCTCTGGAAAAGGAAGCGGCGGCTTTGAAAAAACGGCTGCTGTGGTCGTTGTTCTTTCTCCTTCCCGTTATGTATATTGCCATGCATCAAATGTATGCGGCATGGCTGGGCCTGCCGGTTCCGGCTCTGGTGGCAGAATTGTTTGACGGTGTGGAAAATGCGCTGACTTTTTCCTTTGCGCAGTTTCTTTTGATTCTGCCCATTATGTATGAGAACCGGAAATACTATATCAATGGTTTTCGGAATCTCCTGCAGGGTGCGCCCAACATGGACAGTCTGGTGGGGATGGGCTCCATGGCGGCGGCGCTGTTTGGCGCTTTTGCCGTGTTCCGCATTGGTTATGGAATGGGGCATGGCGATTGGGCGCTGGTGGAAGAATACAGCCGCAATCTCTATTTTGAGTCTGCCGGTATGATTGTCACGTTGATTACCGTTGGGAAATATCTGGAGGCCAGGGCCAAGGGGAAAACAGGAACGGCTTTGGCAAGGCTTATGGAATTGGCGCCGCAGCAGGCCAATGTCCTGCGCGAGGGGCGGGAAATATCCGTGCCGGCAGCAGAACTGCAGGTGGGGGATGAAATCATCGTGCGCCCCGGTGAGCGGATTCCTGCCGATGGCGTGGTACTTTCGGGACAGACCAGCGTGGATGAGTCGGCGATTACAGGAGAAAGCCTACCGGTATTCAAGGCGGCAGGTGCTCGTGTGACCTCTGCTACCTTGAACAAGGCCGGAGCAATCCATTTCCGGGCTGAGAAGGTGGGCGGCGATACGGCCATCAGCCAGATAATTCGGCTGGTCGATGAAGCCAGCGCCAGCAAGGCGCCGATGGCCCGACTGGCAGATAAGATTTCCGGCATCTTCGTGCCAGTGGTTATCCTGTTGGCAGTTGTGGCAGGTGCCAGCTGGCTGGCCCTGGGCGAAAGCGTGGAGTTTGCCTTTTCCATTGCGATATCCATACTGGTTATCTCTTGTCCCTGTGCGCTGGGGCTAGCAACACCTGTAGCCATCATGGTAGGAACCGGCAAGGGAGCAGAAAACGGCATCCTGATTAAATCCGGGGAAGCTCTTGAGGTAGCTCAGAGTGTAGACACCGTGGTTATGGATAAGACCGGCACCATCACTGAGGGCAAACCGGTGGTGACGGATGTGGCAGCGTTTACGAGAACGGAGCAGGAATTGTTGGCTTTGGCGGCGGGGATGGAAGCGCAAAGCGAACACCCACTGGCTGAGGCTGTACTGGCTTATGCCAAGAGTAAAGAGATTTCCCCATTGCAAGTAGAACGCTTTCAGGCGGTCGTTGGACGCGGCCTGCAGGCTCAGGTTCAGGATAAGCCCTGTCTGGCTGGCAGTGAAGATTTTATGCTGGAGCAGGGCATTGATATTTCGCCGCATCGTGAGCTGGTGGCGAAATGGGCGGCTGAAGGCAAGTCCTTGCTGTTCTTTGCCGTGGCAGGAGAATTGGCCGGTATTATTGCTGCCGCGGATAAGGAAAAAGCCTCTAGTGTCGAGGCCATCCGCAAACTTACCGCTATGGGGCTGGATGTCATCATGCTTACTGGTGACAACGAGCGCACTGCTAAGGCGGTCAGCCGGCGGTTAGGCCTGCAGAAATTCATTGCCGGGGTGCTCCCGGCTAATAAAGAAGCCCATATTGCAAAACTGCAGGAGCAGGGCCATAAGGTGGCCATGATTGGCGATGGTATCAATGATGCGCCTGCCTTGGTCCGGGCGGATATTGGCATTGCCATTGGTGCTGGCACGGATGTGGCGATGGAAAGCGCGGATGCGGTGCTCATCCGCAGCAATCTCTTGGATGCCGTAAGTGCCATCAAACTGTCCAAGGCCGTAATCCGCAATATCAAGGAAAATCTCTTCTGGACCTTTATTTACAATATTATTGGCATACCACTAGCGGCAGGTATTTTATACCCCGCTTTTGGAATAAAGCTTTCCCCCATGATTGGGGCGGCGGCTATGAGCATGTCCAGCGTCTGTGTGGTCATGAATGCCCTGCGGCTGCGCTATTTTAAGCCGGAGCAGGAGAACGCCGTGACGGCAGCTTCGCTGGACAATGCAGAAGAAGCAGCAATGGACAGAAAGGAAGAGAGAAAAATGGCTATGGAAAAAGAACTGAAAATCGAAGGTATGATGTGCGCACACTGCCAGAAGCATGTAACGGATGCGCTGTCTAAGATGCCGGGGGTTACGTCTGTGGATGTAAATCTGGAAGCCGGTACGGCTAAGGTAACGGCTGAACGGGAGATTCCCCAAACGGAGTTTGCGCAGGTCATTACCGAAGCTGGTTACGAACTGGTGGGCTGA